The Primulina eburnea isolate SZY01 chromosome 8, ASM2296580v1, whole genome shotgun sequence genome contains a region encoding:
- the LOC140839436 gene encoding probable alpha,alpha-trehalose-phosphate synthase [UDP-forming] 11: MLSRSYFNLLNLDDYSIDRTRIPRVISVPGIISDFEDGENGTGDGPEMSDPVSSVNQERRIIVYNQLPLKCFKDPVEGKKWCFDWDADALVLQLKDGFPPNVEVVFVGCLGVEIDSSEQEEVAQFLFDKFKCVPTFLSVDLINKFYHGFCKHYLWPLFHYMLPLTSNHGVRFDKAMWQGYVIANKIFADKVMEVINPDEDYVWVHDYHLMLLPTFLRKRHHRVKLGFFLHIPFPSSEIYRTLPVREEILRALLNCDLVGFHTFDYARHFLSCCSRMLGLDYQSKRGYIGLDYYGRTVNIKILPVGIHMGQIKSIMSLQETAKKVKELRIKYGGKIVLLGVDDMDMFKGISLKFMALGLLLDENPTYRGSVILVQIMNPPRSHGKDIQELQSEINKVAGEINKKYGKSGYQPIVCLNGPVSFQEKVAYFAISECVVVNAVRDGMNLVPYKYTVSRQGGPEFDKVLGLEDSVAPRKSVIIVSEFIGCSPSLSGAIRVNPWNINSVAEAMVLGITMTDSEKELRHEKHYKYVESHDVAYWARSFNQDLERACSEHYTKRCWGIGFGLNSRVVALGPNFRKLSVEHIVSAYNNTNSRLILLDYDGTMMPQDRVDKSPTSEVISVLNILSNDPKNVVFIVSGRGRDSLGKWFSQCERLGLSAEHGYFTRWMKNSAWESCGLAVDLDWRRIALPVMEHYTEATDGSFVEQKESALVWHHQEADPDFGTWQAKELLDHLENVLANDPVVVSSGQQIVEVKPQGVSKGVVVKNLMETMATKRKPADFVLCIGDDRSDEDMFEAIASSVTNRSLPDSAEVFACTVGQKPSMAKYYLDDTFEVIKLLQGLSANHLPKYQGNGFSFEGSP, translated from the exons TCCATCGATCGGACTCGTATCCCGAGAGTTATCTCGGTACCGGGGATCATCTCAGATTTTGAAGATGGAGAGAATGGTACGGGAGATGGCCCAGAAATGTCTGACCCTGTTTCATCTGTGAATCAAGAAAGGAGGATAATTGTCTATAATCAGCTGCCATTGAAGTGTTTCAAGGATCCAGTTGAAGGTAAAAAATGGTGCTTTGATTGGGATGCAGATGCCCTCGTTTTGCAATTAAAAGATGGGTTTCCTCCTAATGTGGAGGTTGTGTTTGTTGGGTGTTTGGGAGTGGAGATTGATTCATCAGAACAAGAAGAGGTGGCTCAATTCTTGTTTGACAAGTTCAAATGTGTGCCTACTTTTTTATCAGTTGATTTGATTAAtaagttctatcatggtttttgcaAGCATTATTTGTGGCCTTTGTTTCACTATATGTTGCCTTTGACATCTAATCATGGGGTCAGATTTGACAAGGCTATGTGGCAGGGATATGTAATAGCGAACAAGATTTTTGCTGATAAAGTAATGGAAGTTATCAATCCAGATGAGGATTATGTCTGGGTGCATGATTATCATCTCATGCTTCTGCCTACTTTCTTGAGGAAAAGACATCATCGGGTGAAACTTGGATTCTTCCTTCATATTCCTTTTCCTTCTTCGGAAATTTATCGGACTCTACCTGTCAGGGAGGAGATTTTGAGGGCCCTTCTGAATTGTGATCTTGTTGGATTCCATACTTTTGATTATGCGAGGCATTTCTTGTCATGTTGTAGCAGGATGCTTGGACTGGATTATCAATCCAAGAGGGGGTATATTGGATTGGATTACTATGGGAGAACTGTTAATATTAAGATCCTTCCTGTTGGGATTCATATGGGACAGATTAAATCTATCATGTCATTGCAAGAAACAGCCAAAAAGGTCAAGGAATTGAGGATAAAATATGGTGGGAAAATTGTGTTGTTAGGTGTAGATGATATGGACATGTTCAAAGGGATTAGTTTGAAGTTTATGGCGTTGGGATTGCTTTTGGATGAGAATCCTACGTATCGTGGAAGTGTCATCTTGGTTCAGATCATGAACCCCCCGAGGAGTCACGGAAAGGatattcaagaacttcaaagtgaGATCAATAAAGTTGCAGGtgagataaataaaaaatacgGTAAATCGGGGTATCAGCCGATTGTTTGTTTAAATGGACCTGTTTCTTTTCAAGAAAAAGTGGCATATTTCGCGATTTCTGAATGTGTTGTGGTTAATGCGGTTAGGGATGGGATGAATTTGGTACCATATAAGTACACAGTATCCAGGCAAGGCGGCCCTGAGTTTGATAAGGTTCTTGGACTTGAGGATTCTGTCGCACCAAGAAAAAGTGTCATTATTGTGTCCGAATTCATTGGATGTTCTCCATCCCTTAGTGGTGCAATTCGGGTCAATCCTTGGAACATCAATAGTGTGGCCGAGGCTATGGTTTTGGGAATCACGATGACCGATTCTGAGAAAGAACTGCGCCATGAGAAACATTACAAGTATGTTGAATCTCACGATGTTGCGTATTGGGCTAGAAGTTTCAATCAGGATCTTGAACGAGCATGCTCCGAGCATTACACAAAGAGGTGTTGGGGCATTGGATTCGGCTTGAATTCACGAGTTGTTGCTTTAGGTCCGAATTTTAGGAAGCTTTCAGTGGAGCACATCGTTTCTGCTTATAACAACACGAATAGCAGGCTTATCCTTCTCGATTATGATGGTACCATGATGCCTCAAGATCGAGTCGACAAATCTCCAACCTCTGAAGTTATTTCAGTCTTGAATATTTTGTCTAATGATCCCAAAAATGTCGTGTTTATTGTCAGTGGCAGAGGGAGAGATTCTCTTGGGAAGTGGTTCTCTCAATGTGAGAGACTCGGGCTATCTGCTGAACATGGATACTTCACCCG GTGGATGAAAAATTCAGCATGGGAATCTTGTGGGTTAGCAGTCGATTTGGACTGGAGAAGAATCGCCTTGCCTGTGATGGAACATTACACAGAAGCTACGGACGGTTCATTTGTTGAGCAGAAGGAGAGTGCTTTAGTTTGGCATCATCAAGAAGCGGACCCTGACTTTGGCACTTGGCAGGCGAAGGAGCTTCTGGATCACTTAGAGAATGTGCTTGCCAATGACCCCGTAGTCGTAAGCAGCGGCCAACAAATAGTTGAGGTGAAACCACAG GGCGTAAGCAAAGGCGTTGTGGTCAAGAATCTAATGGAAACCATGGCGACTAAAAGAAAGCCAGCCGATTTTGTATTGTGCATCGGTGATGACAGATCAGATGAGGACATGTTTGAGGCTATTGCAAGTTCTGTCACGAACCGTTCGTTACCCGATTCTGCAGAAGTTTTTGCTTGCACAGTTGGTCAGAAACCGAGCATGGCTAAATACTATCTTGATGATACATTTGAAGTCATCAAATTGCTTCAAGGCCTATCAGCAAATCACTTACCAAAGTATCAGGGAAATGGATTCTCATTTGAAGGTTCGCCTTGA